A window from Actinomycetospora corticicola encodes these proteins:
- a CDS encoding MBL fold metallo-hydrolase: protein MVGYGDTVGTGVNDGGPIGNVVTSGTFELDGGSWDVDNNVWILGDSSEVVVIDAAHDAQAIRKAVGDRNVTAILCTHSHNDHVNAAPALSKALDAPILLNPEDRVVWDLTHPDLEPDGQFEDGETFTIAGIDLKMIHTPGHSPGSTCFYAPDLGVVFTGDTLFQGGPGATGRSYSDYGVILESIERKLFSLPGETIVRTGHGDHTKIGDESPHLEEWKAAKE, encoded by the coding sequence ATGGTCGGCTACGGGGACACGGTCGGCACCGGCGTCAACGACGGCGGGCCGATCGGCAACGTCGTCACCTCGGGCACGTTCGAGCTCGACGGCGGGTCGTGGGACGTCGACAACAACGTCTGGATCCTGGGCGACTCCAGCGAGGTCGTCGTCATCGACGCGGCCCACGACGCCCAGGCGATCCGCAAGGCCGTGGGTGACCGCAACGTCACCGCGATCCTCTGCACGCACTCGCACAACGACCACGTCAACGCCGCCCCGGCGCTGTCGAAGGCGCTCGACGCGCCGATCCTGCTCAACCCCGAGGACCGGGTGGTCTGGGACCTCACCCACCCCGACCTCGAGCCGGACGGCCAGTTCGAGGACGGCGAGACGTTCACGATCGCCGGGATCGACCTGAAGATGATCCACACACCGGGCCACTCCCCGGGGTCGACGTGCTTCTACGCGCCCGACCTCGGCGTCGTCTTCACCGGCGACACCCTGTTCCAGGGCGGCCCCGGGGCCACCGGCCGGTCGTACTCCGACTACGGCGTGATCCTCGAGTCGATCGAGCGCAAGCTGTTCTCGCTGCCCGGCGAGACGATCGTGCGCACCGGGCACGGGGACCACACGAAGATCGGCGACGAGTCGCCGCACCTGGAGGAGTGGAAGGCGGCCAAGGAATAG
- a CDS encoding gamma-glutamylcyclotransferase, producing the protein MEGGQGIAALPDTEYPADPYPGVAPGFSFLHVDALTHELRPDDGCRGGWRVGAAAIDDLLDVPLAGRVPVLAYGSNSCPSKITWLREHLGLPGPVVALRVTVHGVAAVWAAGLRVRDDARPATLAVTSGDSPPPRADPPPRGRKASLLSPGDSNDAFLPRDGDPETHHVWLATPEQVAVLDRCEGRGNRYDLARLHAATVHDEQGVRLDPVLGYWPALRRPGEEPRTDRSPLLVDGAPVRVRDVAQAAARDLEGTPGPVPDDAAEVVDGCPDPRAWPDRVFVYGTLQPGASAWWRLAPAARGSAPAVGTGQVYDTGRGYPALVAGPGTARGHVVTLADPARDLPALDAYEGPDYRRERVVVYREANAADRASDGSATASSTAPSPVSEPVIAWAWVWDTAPPATWPTVTGSWSDA; encoded by the coding sequence GTGGAAGGCGGCCAAGGAATAGCCGCCCTCCCGGACACCGAGTACCCGGCCGACCCCTACCCGGGGGTCGCGCCGGGTTTCTCGTTCCTGCACGTCGACGCGCTGACCCACGAGCTCCGTCCCGACGACGGGTGCCGCGGTGGGTGGCGCGTCGGCGCCGCCGCGATCGACGACCTGCTCGACGTCCCGCTGGCGGGCCGCGTGCCGGTCCTGGCCTACGGCTCGAACTCCTGCCCGTCGAAGATCACCTGGCTCCGGGAGCACCTCGGCCTGCCCGGCCCCGTGGTCGCGCTGCGCGTGACGGTCCACGGGGTCGCCGCGGTGTGGGCGGCCGGCCTCCGTGTCCGCGACGACGCCCGCCCGGCCACGCTGGCGGTCACCTCCGGTGACAGCCCTCCCCCACGTGCCGACCCTCCCCCACGTGGCAGGAAAGCGTCGTTGCTGTCACCTGGTGACAGCAACGACGCTTTCCTGCCACGGGACGGGGACCCGGAGACCCACCACGTCTGGCTGGCGACGCCGGAGCAGGTCGCCGTGCTCGACCGGTGCGAGGGACGCGGCAACCGCTACGACCTGGCCCGGCTGCACGCGGCGACCGTGCACGACGAGCAGGGCGTGCGGCTGGACCCGGTCCTGGGGTACTGGCCGGCCCTGCGCCGCCCCGGCGAGGAGCCGCGGACCGACCGGTCGCCCCTGCTCGTCGACGGCGCGCCCGTACGGGTCCGCGACGTGGCGCAGGCGGCCGCCCGCGACCTCGAGGGCACGCCGGGGCCGGTGCCGGACGACGCGGCGGAGGTCGTCGACGGCTGCCCCGACCCGCGGGCGTGGCCGGACCGGGTGTTCGTCTACGGCACGCTGCAGCCGGGCGCGTCCGCGTGGTGGCGGCTCGCGCCGGCCGCCCGAGGGAGCGCACCCGCCGTCGGGACCGGGCAGGTGTACGACACCGGCCGCGGCTATCCGGCCCTCGTGGCCGGCCCGGGGACGGCGCGCGGGCACGTCGTCACCCTGGCCGATCCGGCGCGGGACCTGCCGGCGCTCGACGCCTACGAGGGGCCGGACTACCGGCGCGAGCGCGTCGTCGTGTACCGCGAGGCGAACGCCGCGGACCGGGCGTCCGACGGGTCCGCCACGGCGTCCTCCACCGCGCCCTCCCCCGTGTCCGAGCCGGTCATCGCGTGGGCCTGGGTGTGGGACACCGCTCCCCCGGCGACCTGGCCGACCGTGACCGGCTCCTGGTCGGACGCCTGA
- a CDS encoding ATP-binding cassette domain-containing protein, which produces MLEIDGVSKRYGTIRALRDMTFSVRPGELFGFVGANGAGKTTTMRIVLGVLAADAGEVRLEGRPIDAARRRRIGYMPEERGLYPKMAVGEQLRYLAELHGRSAAEAKAAAARWTTRLGIAERVGEEVQKLSLGNQQRVQLAAALVHEPDVLVLDEPFSGLDPVAVDVMSAVLRERCEAGAPVVFSSHQLELVERLCDRVGIVRDGTMIAQGRVDELRAGDGAGATVVVHAPDALPGWADAVPGVTASRVEHDRTVVTLRAAADDQALLQAALATGPVREFTHRRPSLTELFRETMGERTEAGAA; this is translated from the coding sequence GTGCTGGAGATCGACGGCGTCTCGAAGCGGTACGGCACGATCCGGGCGTTGCGCGACATGACGTTCTCGGTGCGGCCGGGCGAGCTGTTCGGGTTCGTCGGCGCGAACGGCGCGGGCAAGACGACGACGATGCGCATCGTCCTCGGGGTGCTCGCCGCCGACGCCGGTGAGGTCCGTCTGGAGGGCCGGCCGATCGACGCCGCCCGTCGCCGCCGCATCGGCTACATGCCCGAGGAGCGCGGGCTGTACCCGAAGATGGCCGTCGGGGAGCAGCTGCGCTACCTCGCCGAGCTGCACGGCCGCAGCGCCGCCGAGGCGAAGGCCGCGGCCGCGCGCTGGACCACCCGCCTCGGGATCGCGGAGCGCGTCGGCGAGGAGGTGCAGAAGCTCAGCCTCGGCAACCAGCAGCGCGTCCAGCTCGCCGCGGCCCTGGTGCACGAACCCGATGTCCTCGTGCTCGACGAGCCGTTCTCCGGGCTCGACCCGGTGGCCGTGGACGTGATGAGCGCGGTCCTCCGCGAGCGCTGCGAGGCGGGCGCCCCGGTCGTGTTCTCCTCCCACCAGCTCGAGCTCGTCGAGCGGCTCTGCGACCGGGTCGGGATCGTCCGCGACGGCACGATGATCGCGCAGGGCCGCGTCGACGAGCTGCGCGCCGGCGACGGCGCGGGGGCGACCGTGGTGGTCCACGCCCCCGACGCCCTGCCCGGCTGGGCCGATGCGGTCCCCGGCGTGACGGCGAGCCGGGTCGAGCACGACCGGACCGTCGTGACCCTCCGTGCCGCCGCCGACGATCAGGCCCTGCTGCAGGCCGCGCTCGCCACCGGGCCGGTGCGCGAGTTCACCCACCGCCGCCCGTCGCTCACCGAGCTGTTCCGGGAGACGATGGGCGAGCGGACCGAGGCGGGAGCCGCGTGA